One Triticum dicoccoides isolate Atlit2015 ecotype Zavitan chromosome 4B, WEW_v2.0, whole genome shotgun sequence genomic window carries:
- the LOC119292427 gene encoding homeobox protein knotted-1-like 4 produces MDQLPLLGSGPKAAAITPSFVATDQYAASTSASPPEKAPPAAPLPAPEHHGKSSHNRRSSDTIKAKIMSHPLYPALLGAFIDCRKVGAPPEVVGRLSSLVDELRPNSAGRQEQPADPELDQFMETYRDMLVKYSQKLTRQIQDANQFLRSAEAHIDSFALDEQETGEGMQQKSQLLDKYSGYLRSLWKEVSGKKKKSGRLPREAHQRLLHWWQLHQGWPYPSEQEKLALAESTGLDTRQINNRFINQRKRHWKPTPPAMDSRLQHINAGASSSSSPAVLGMEGQHFTVRSGCPDGGPLRP; encoded by the exons ATGGATCAGCTCCCTCTTCTTGGGAGCGGCCCCAAAGCCGCAGCCATTACCCCTTCCTTCGTCGCAACGGATCAGTACGCCGCATCCACATCAGCTTCACCACCGGAAAAGGCGCCGCCGGCAGCACCGCTCCCGGCCCCGGAACACCATGGAAAGTCCAGCCACAACAGGAGATCATCTGACACGATCAAGGCCAAGATCATGTCGCATCCTCTCTATCCGGCTCTCCTCGGAGCCTTCATAGACTGCCGGAAA GTCGGAGCGCCGCCGGAAGTCGTTGGTCGGCTCTCCTCCCTCGTCGACGAGCTCCGGCCAAATTCAGCCGGCAGGCAGGAACAGCCGGCGGACCCAGAGCTCGACCAGTTCATG gAGACCTACCGTGATATGCTGGTGAAGTACAGTCAGAAGCTCACGAGGCAAATCCAAGACGCCAATCAGTTCTTGAGGAGCGCCGAGGCCCATATCGACTCGTTTGCACTAG ATGAGCAAGAGACCGGCGAGGGCATGCAGCAGAAGAGCCAGCTCCTGGACAAGTACAGCGGCTACCTGAGAAGCCTCTGGAAGGAGGTTtccgggaagaagaagaagagcggcAGGCTGCCGAGGGAGGCGCACCAGAGGCTCCTGCACTGGTGGCAGCTGCACCAGGGATGGCCCTACCCATCG GAACAGGAGAAGCTGGCGTTGGCTGAGTCGACGGGGCTCGACACGAGGCAGATCAATAACCGGTTCATCAACCAGAGGAAGCGGCACTGGAAGCCGACGCCGCCGGCGATGGACAGCAGGTTGCAGCACATCAACGCCGGTGCTTCCAGCAGCAGCTCTCCTGCGGTCCTTGGGATGGAAGGGCAGCACTTCACCGTACGGAGTGGGTGTCCCGACGGTGGTCCGTTGAGACCCTGA